One genomic window of Candidatus Nitrosopumilus sediminis includes the following:
- a CDS encoding glutamate racemase — protein MLQKEFSPDITVVASNTPSIILDMSIKKIIDVKPPLKDARKISKTKQIGILATKSAINSKGLTQYIKKNNFPKNFKIFKINGSDLVELVESGKFISNKKYCQNIIKKNLDEIILQNNIDTITLSSTHLPFLKILLKKQYPKISFIDPADIVAKKVFSKIKNKQNKRNMLKIFATGNVKTFQTKLNKMGINNKVIFLSS, from the coding sequence ATGTTACAGAAAGAATTTTCTCCTGACATCACAGTTGTAGCATCAAACACACCTAGCATAATATTAGACATGTCAATAAAAAAAATAATTGATGTAAAACCTCCATTAAAAGATGCTAGAAAGATATCTAAAACAAAACAAATTGGAATACTAGCAACAAAAAGTGCAATTAACAGTAAAGGTTTAACTCAATATATTAAAAAAAATAATTTTCCAAAAAATTTTAAAATTTTTAAAATAAATGGATCAGATCTTGTTGAGTTAGTGGAATCTGGAAAGTTTATTTCAAATAAAAAATATTGTCAAAATATTATTAAAAAAAATCTGGATGAAATAATATTACAAAATAATATAGATACAATAACTCTTTCAAGTACACATTTACCATTTTTAAAAATATTATTAAAAAAACAATATCCAAAAATTAGTTTTATAGATCCTGCAGACATTGTTGCAAAAAAAGTTTTTTCAAAAATTAAAAACAAACAAAATAAAAGAAATATGTTAAAGATTTTTGCAACAGGAAACGTAAAAACATTTCAAACTAAATTAAATAAAATGGGAATCAACAACAAAGTTATTTTTTTGTCTTCTTAG
- a CDS encoding aconitase X swivel domain-containing protein, with protein MKVLVSGKVEGIVLKSKNPINFLGTVDKKMGIISDKNHDLYQKSIKDTVLVFPYGVGSSVGAYTIYSIKSNKTSPLAMICKKADLTVATGCALANIPMITISDEEFSSIKNGMKISFDTDSNQIHYQ; from the coding sequence ATGAAAGTTCTAGTTTCAGGAAAAGTAGAAGGCATTGTTTTAAAGTCTAAAAACCCAATCAATTTCTTAGGTACAGTTGATAAGAAAATGGGAATAATTAGTGATAAAAATCATGATCTATATCAAAAATCAATCAAAGATACAGTTCTTGTTTTTCCGTATGGTGTAGGCAGTAGTGTTGGTGCATATACAATTTATTCAATAAAATCAAACAAAACATCTCCACTTGCAATGATTTGTAAAAAAGCAGATCTTACTGTAGCTACTGGATGTGCATTAGCGAACATCCCAATGATTACAATCAGTGATGAAGAATTTTCTTCAATTAAAAATGGAATGAAGATTTCGTTTGATACTGATTCTAATCAAATTCATTATCAATGA
- the cbiT gene encoding precorrin-6Y C5,15-methyltransferase (decarboxylating) subunit CbiT translates to MWNFKTPGIPDEEFERAEKVPITKEEVRVVQISKARLKPGQIVYDIGCGSGSISVEAALQIEPSGKVLAIDYDKNAIELTKKNMIKFDLSNISVIHGNAKEKILDLEKADTIFIGGTGGDTKEIVELSENKLKSGGRIVIGIILIETLYSVLQVLEKLQFESVDITQITISKSRKTSKGTMMLARNPVTIISATKI, encoded by the coding sequence ATGTGGAATTTTAAAACACCGGGTATTCCTGATGAAGAATTTGAAAGAGCAGAAAAAGTTCCTATTACTAAAGAAGAAGTAAGAGTTGTTCAAATTAGTAAGGCTAGATTAAAACCTGGACAAATTGTTTATGACATAGGATGCGGTAGTGGATCTATATCTGTTGAAGCTGCATTGCAAATAGAACCTTCTGGCAAAGTTTTAGCAATTGATTATGATAAAAATGCTATAGAACTAACGAAGAAGAATATGATAAAATTTGATTTATCAAATATATCAGTAATTCATGGTAATGCTAAAGAAAAAATTTTAGATCTTGAAAAAGCTGACACTATTTTCATTGGAGGAACAGGCGGGGATACAAAAGAAATAGTTGAACTATCTGAAAATAAATTAAAATCTGGAGGACGAATTGTAATTGGCATCATACTGATTGAGACCCTCTATTCTGTGTTACAAGTATTAGAGAAATTACAGTTTGAATCTGTAGACATTACTCAAATTACCATATCTAAGAGCAGAAAAACTAGTAAAGGAACCATGATGCTTGCAAGAAATCCTGTTACCATCATATCTGCTACCAAAATTTAA
- the rqcH gene encoding ribosome rescue protein RqcH: protein MALSGIELRYLVDTITEQAQGYYVSNIYGITKDSILFKLHHTEKSDLFMMISTSGVWLTSVKIDQMEPNRLLKRLRSDLLRLKLKKIEQIGAERIAYFTFEGFGKEFVLVGEFFGDGNILLCNNEMKILALQHSIDVRHRKLSVGLKYTQPPSSGLDIFNLKESDFDELKTTDLVAAKWFGRTLGLPKKYVEAVFEIAKIDGKKIGNLLTAEEIKKIFETVKKIVSDIISGNHDAVIVRNEKTEVLPIRLGKLEGEITQVNSFIEGLDTVFTENIIEKGKSVQSSGSDKKIKELQTQISEQEKAIETVKERSKNITNVANSLFEMVSKGIISIEDNLAQEILAKNNAKLINEKGISLIVVQDEKIKINTQSPLQSIASVLFDEAKKQSSAIFSIKAIKEKTEKRLEKFQSKTDSEKDLIVVSEIRKKNWYERYRWFFTTDGFLTIGGRDAASNSAVIRKHLDKNDKIFHGDIFGSPFFILKDSQNAPDTSMNEVAHATVCFSRAWREGMYGVSAYWVYPDQIKKSAPSGEFLPKGSFTIEGQRNFIKSDTLRLAVGIMPIDDDYVLTCGPPEPIKKNSLCYAIIEPHGLEMAECAKKIRIEFSKLFEDITRKINIDEFVRALPAGKSQIIKASIGDSQNGNLIDNEFD, encoded by the coding sequence ATGGCATTATCAGGAATAGAATTACGATATTTAGTTGATACAATTACAGAGCAAGCACAAGGATACTATGTTAGCAATATTTATGGAATTACTAAAGATAGTATTCTCTTCAAACTTCATCACACAGAAAAAAGTGATCTTTTCATGATGATTTCTACATCGGGTGTATGGTTAACTTCAGTAAAAATTGATCAAATGGAACCAAACAGATTACTCAAAAGATTACGAAGTGATTTACTCAGATTGAAATTAAAAAAAATAGAGCAGATTGGTGCAGAAAGAATTGCATATTTTACTTTTGAAGGATTTGGAAAAGAGTTTGTTTTAGTAGGTGAATTTTTTGGGGATGGTAATATACTACTATGTAACAATGAAATGAAAATTCTTGCATTACAACATTCAATAGATGTTAGACATAGAAAATTAAGTGTTGGTTTGAAATATACTCAGCCTCCTAGTAGCGGTTTAGATATTTTTAATTTGAAAGAATCAGATTTCGATGAATTAAAAACTACAGATCTTGTTGCTGCAAAATGGTTTGGAAGAACTTTAGGTTTGCCAAAAAAATATGTTGAAGCTGTCTTTGAAATTGCAAAAATTGATGGTAAAAAAATTGGAAATTTATTAACAGCAGAAGAAATAAAGAAAATTTTTGAAACTGTAAAAAAAATTGTTTCAGATATAATAAGTGGAAATCATGATGCAGTAATTGTTAGAAATGAAAAAACTGAAGTTCTTCCTATAAGATTAGGTAAATTAGAAGGGGAAATAACACAAGTAAATAGTTTCATTGAAGGATTGGATACTGTTTTCACTGAAAATATTATAGAAAAAGGCAAATCTGTACAATCAAGTGGTTCTGATAAAAAAATCAAAGAACTGCAAACACAAATTTCTGAACAAGAAAAAGCTATTGAAACGGTAAAAGAAAGATCAAAAAACATTACAAATGTTGCAAATTCTCTTTTTGAGATGGTATCAAAAGGAATAATATCAATTGAAGATAATTTGGCACAAGAAATTTTAGCAAAAAACAATGCAAAATTAATCAATGAAAAAGGAATTTCTTTAATTGTAGTGCAAGATGAAAAAATAAAGATAAACACTCAATCTCCCCTTCAATCAATTGCATCAGTATTATTTGATGAGGCTAAGAAACAATCCTCTGCAATTTTTTCTATTAAAGCAATTAAAGAGAAAACAGAAAAGAGATTAGAAAAATTTCAAAGTAAAACAGATTCAGAAAAAGATCTAATTGTTGTTTCAGAAATTAGAAAGAAAAACTGGTATGAAAGATATAGATGGTTCTTTACAACTGATGGATTTCTTACAATTGGGGGCAGAGATGCTGCATCAAATTCAGCCGTAATTAGAAAACATTTAGATAAAAATGATAAAATATTTCATGGTGATATTTTTGGATCTCCATTTTTTATTTTAAAAGATTCACAAAATGCTCCAGACACAAGTATGAATGAAGTTGCACATGCTACAGTTTGTTTTAGTCGTGCATGGAGAGAAGGAATGTATGGTGTTAGCGCTTACTGGGTTTATCCAGATCAAATAAAAAAATCAGCACCAAGTGGAGAATTTCTTCCAAAAGGCTCTTTTACTATAGAAGGACAAAGAAATTTTATCAAATCAGATACACTTCGTCTGGCTGTAGGAATTATGCCTATCGATGACGATTATGTTTTAACTTGCGGTCCTCCAGAACCAATTAAGAAAAATTCTCTCTGCTATGCAATTATTGAACCACATGGATTAGAAATGGCAGAGTGTGCCAAAAAAATCAGAATAGAATTTTCAAAACTGTTTGAAGACATTACAAGAAAAATTAACATTGATGAATTTGTTCGTGCTTTACCTGCTGGAAAAAGTCAGATAATAAAAGCAAGTATAGGAGATTCACAAAATGGGAATCTCATTGATAATGAATTTGATTAG
- a CDS encoding endonuclease III domain-containing protein encodes MKMILSGMVKTMNAVKPPRITALKDLHDAETGPFSILIGTILSARTKDEATTKAVKELFSKYKNPKELANAKIKDVEKIIKSIGFFHVKSKRIIEVAKIIDKKYKGKVPDNLETLVELPGVGRKTANCVLVYAFEKPAIPVDIHVHRISNRLGLVDTKNPEETEQELMKKIQKKYWIDINDTFVMYGQNICKPISPMCNVCKIKKSCKFYKSKNAS; translated from the coding sequence ATGAAGATGATTCTTTCAGGCATGGTAAAAACAATGAATGCTGTAAAGCCACCAAGAATTACGGCATTAAAAGATCTTCATGATGCAGAAACTGGTCCATTCAGTATTCTGATTGGAACAATTTTGTCAGCTAGAACCAAAGATGAGGCCACAACAAAGGCAGTCAAAGAATTATTCTCAAAGTACAAGAATCCCAAAGAACTAGCTAATGCAAAAATCAAAGACGTGGAGAAAATAATAAAGTCAATTGGATTCTTTCATGTAAAATCTAAAAGAATCATCGAGGTTGCAAAAATTATTGACAAAAAATACAAAGGCAAAGTTCCAGATAATTTGGAAACTCTAGTAGAATTGCCAGGAGTTGGAAGAAAAACTGCAAATTGCGTTCTAGTTTATGCATTTGAGAAACCTGCAATACCAGTAGATATTCATGTTCATAGAATTTCAAATAGATTAGGACTAGTTGATACAAAAAATCCAGAAGAGACAGAACAAGAACTAATGAAAAAAATACAAAAGAAATATTGGATTGACATTAATGATACATTCGTTATGTATGGTCAAAATATCTGTAAACCAATTTCACCAATGTGTAATGTATGTAAAATCAAAAAAAGCTGTAAATTTTACAAAT
- the cobI gene encoding precorrin-2 C(20)-methyltransferase, whose protein sequence is MPGLIGIGVGPGDVDLLTVKAVKAIQNADIIMCPASKEDRPSIALAVVSPIIDKSKNQEIVKLIFPMTKDKNVLESTWKKNAKIMAETVLTGKNVVYLTVGDPFLYSTWIYMHKDLKENYPDMNISVIPGIVSMFTFASKVGVSIAEGAEKVAIIPSCYDLSSVKEIAKHSESMIFLKDGRYFDKVIEVLKESGFPDNSIFAIGQDLGTENEIIRKMTLGEVNDSSLTTKYFSILVVKRV, encoded by the coding sequence ATGCCTGGATTAATTGGAATAGGAGTAGGTCCAGGAGATGTCGATCTACTTACTGTTAAAGCTGTAAAGGCTATTCAGAATGCAGATATCATTATGTGTCCTGCTTCAAAAGAAGATCGACCTAGTATCGCACTTGCTGTTGTTTCACCAATTATTGATAAATCAAAAAATCAAGAGATTGTTAAGCTAATCTTCCCAATGACCAAAGACAAGAATGTTTTAGAATCTACATGGAAAAAAAATGCCAAAATAATGGCAGAAACTGTATTGACTGGAAAGAATGTTGTTTATCTTACTGTGGGTGATCCATTTTTGTATAGCACTTGGATCTACATGCACAAAGATCTTAAGGAAAATTATCCTGATATGAATATTAGTGTAATTCCTGGAATCGTTTCCATGTTTACATTTGCATCAAAAGTTGGCGTAAGTATCGCTGAAGGTGCAGAGAAAGTTGCTATCATTCCATCTTGTTATGATTTGTCAAGTGTAAAAGAGATCGCAAAACATTCTGAATCAATGATATTTCTTAAAGATGGACGTTACTTTGACAAGGTAATTGAAGTTCTAAAAGAATCAGGCTTTCCTGACAATTCAATTTTTGCAATTGGGCAAGATCTTGGAACAGAAAATGAAATTATTAGAAAAATGACTTTGGGTGAAGTAAATGATTCATCATTGACAACAAAATATTTCTCAATTTTGGTGGTAAAACGTGTCTGA
- the cobM gene encoding precorrin-4 C(11)-methyltransferase, protein MSEVFFVGCGPGDPELITVKAKKLIQKADVVVYSGSLIPEPILKLCKKGKLYDAAKLVREEIFNLLYKNAKKDKLVVRLHDGDPSIYGAIKEQIDNLEKKGIKSTVVPGVTAFLASAAALGIQLTLPGVTQTIIVTRGESRTKVPKREKISELAKHKATLIFYLSIQLISKLVTEAIEGGYKKSTPVAVVYRASWPDQKVIKGTLGDIAKKIKEEKITRTAIVIISDVIDPETYEYSKLYDKKFSHGYRKAKKTKK, encoded by the coding sequence GTGTCTGAGGTATTCTTTGTTGGATGTGGTCCAGGTGATCCTGAATTAATCACTGTTAAAGCAAAAAAATTAATTCAAAAGGCAGATGTTGTTGTATATTCAGGCTCTTTAATTCCTGAACCGATTTTGAAGTTATGTAAAAAAGGAAAATTATATGATGCTGCTAAATTAGTTAGAGAAGAAATTTTTAATTTATTATACAAAAATGCAAAAAAAGACAAACTTGTTGTTAGATTGCATGATGGAGATCCTTCAATTTATGGTGCCATCAAAGAGCAGATTGATAATTTAGAGAAAAAAGGAATAAAATCTACAGTTGTTCCTGGAGTTACTGCATTTTTAGCCTCAGCTGCAGCGCTTGGAATACAATTGACTCTTCCTGGAGTTACTCAAACAATTATTGTTACAAGAGGTGAATCAAGAACTAAAGTTCCAAAACGTGAAAAAATTTCAGAACTTGCAAAACACAAAGCAACATTGATTTTTTATCTTAGCATACAATTAATTTCAAAATTAGTTACTGAAGCAATTGAAGGAGGATACAAAAAATCTACACCTGTTGCAGTTGTTTATAGAGCAAGTTGGCCGGATCAAAAAGTTATCAAAGGAACATTGGGAGATATTGCTAAAAAAATTAAGGAAGAAAAAATTACACGAACTGCAATTGTAATAATTAGTGATGTAATTGATCCTGAAACTTATGAATATTCAAAACTATATGATAAAAAATTTAGTCATGGTTATAGAAAAGCTAAGAAGACAAAAAAATAA
- a CDS encoding glycosyltransferase, which produces MQSNEKMQKSNTQISIIIPTYNESQNIVQILKSIKDNLPKNLITQAIVIDDNSPDGTGKIVEDYLKNFKKMANYTIEIIHRKAKDGLGSAILNGIQKAKGDTIVVMDSDFSHPPQIIPKLIESIKKYQFDIAVASRYISGGKIQGWPLKRKLMSKFATLIAKKGLGIETKDPMSGFFAFKKNIIKELNIDAIGYKILLEILVKTKGVNIKEVPYTFQDRELGSSKLTIKTILDYYKSVWKLYRYGKPIEKQENRSSVKFISKAARFYTVGASGFVVNYMISLLFTGGISDMWYLHANIIGIIASITTNFILNKAWTFGDRDFRIKKTISQYGKFAMFSSIGALIQLGMVYLLVDSVEISYPLALILAVMTAAFGNFVLNKKWTFNEKLVS; this is translated from the coding sequence ATGCAATCAAATGAGAAAATGCAAAAGAGTAATACTCAAATTTCAATAATAATTCCAACATACAACGAGTCTCAAAATATTGTACAAATTTTAAAATCAATTAAAGATAATTTGCCAAAAAACTTGATTACTCAAGCTATAGTTATAGATGATAATTCTCCAGATGGAACTGGAAAAATAGTAGAAGACTATTTAAAAAATTTTAAGAAAATGGCAAATTATACAATTGAAATCATTCATAGAAAAGCTAAGGATGGATTAGGTTCTGCCATTCTCAATGGAATTCAAAAAGCTAAAGGAGATACAATTGTAGTAATGGATAGTGATTTTTCTCATCCACCGCAAATTATTCCCAAATTAATTGAATCAATAAAAAAATATCAATTTGATATTGCAGTAGCATCACGTTATATTAGTGGAGGAAAAATTCAAGGTTGGCCATTAAAAAGAAAATTAATGAGTAAATTTGCAACATTAATTGCAAAAAAAGGATTAGGTATAGAGACAAAAGATCCAATGTCAGGATTTTTTGCATTTAAGAAAAACATTATCAAAGAATTAAACATAGATGCGATTGGTTACAAAATTCTTTTAGAAATTCTGGTTAAGACAAAAGGAGTTAACATTAAAGAAGTTCCATATACTTTTCAAGATAGAGAGTTAGGTTCTAGTAAATTAACCATCAAAACCATTTTAGATTACTACAAGTCAGTTTGGAAGTTATATCGATACGGTAAACCAATAGAGAAACAAGAAAATCGTTCATCAGTGAAATTTATTTCTAAAGCGGCTAGATTCTATACTGTAGGAGCGTCGGGATTTGTTGTTAATTATATGATTTCATTATTATTTACTGGTGGAATCTCTGATATGTGGTATTTACATGCAAATATTATAGGAATTATTGCATCAATTACAACTAATTTTATTCTAAATAAGGCATGGACTTTTGGAGATAGAGACTTTAGAATAAAAAAGACTATTTCTCAATATGGAAAGTTTGCAATGTTTAGCTCTATAGGAGCACTAATACAATTAGGAATGGTCTACTTACTAGTAGATAGTGTTGAGATATCTTATCCATTAGCATTAATTTTGGCAGTTATGACTGCAGCATTTGGAAACTTTGTATTAAACAAAAAATGGACGTTTAATGAAAAACTAGTAAGTTAA
- a CDS encoding Snf7 family protein: MPNFDSTWARQETQSVTGKLRDAVKPQGALKPRIQQAVNKLQVQISKMDSMLGKLHERDAQLFQRVVTAMQQHDTSTSRVLSNELAEIRKVTKMLGNARMSLEQVQLRLTTIHDLGDAMVAIGPAMSTMKGLKSSLGRFMPEADSELNSMTQTLNGLMMDSLAGDSFSMESDVSSEETEKILQEASAVAEQQIGDKFPSVPSSTGLSSQSSTSTFE; encoded by the coding sequence ATGCCAAACTTCGATAGTACTTGGGCTCGACAAGAGACCCAAAGTGTAACTGGCAAACTACGTGATGCAGTAAAACCTCAAGGTGCATTAAAACCACGAATTCAACAAGCAGTAAACAAACTACAAGTTCAAATCTCAAAAATGGACTCTATGTTAGGTAAACTGCACGAAAGAGATGCGCAACTCTTTCAGAGAGTCGTGACTGCAATGCAGCAACATGATACTAGCACAAGTAGAGTTTTGTCTAACGAATTAGCTGAAATTCGTAAAGTTACAAAGATGCTCGGCAACGCAAGAATGTCATTAGAACAAGTCCAACTAAGACTGACAACTATTCATGATCTTGGTGACGCTATGGTAGCAATTGGACCAGCAATGTCTACAATGAAGGGATTGAAGTCATCGCTAGGAAGATTCATGCCAGAAGCTGATTCAGAATTGAACAGTATGACCCAGACACTTAATGGACTAATGATGGATTCACTTGCAGGAGACTCATTTAGTATGGAGTCTGATGTTTCAAGTGAAGAAACCGAAAAGATTCTTCAAGAAGCATCTGCAGTAGCTGAGCAACAGATAGGAGACAAATTCCCATCTGTACCATCTTCAACTGGACTTTCGTCACAATCCTCTACTTCTACCTTTGAGTAG
- a CDS encoding aconitase X → MELTKDEESALKGEQGEIMQMAYRILVATGEATDADKLVPIEWAHLSGVNYNTIGDAGEEFLSSISKEARVKVKTTLNPMGFDIDNVSNYGLDENFISKQLSIRNSYETMGVIPSFSCIPYEIFDIPKVGTQVAFAESNAAIHANSFDNLKTNKESAFSALASALIGKSPYSSLRKDDNPNITIQMKVKNPNELTYGMLGFFAGKVGDTSVNISGLGDMDKRQTKAMCGGMGTSGTCAKFIFGEGNSNCEKIDFDEKEMQNVHDELNTAEKGDIITLGSPQLGLDEISELAGKLKGRSFQKRCMVFLPRTVKEQSTKIGYTTELERAGCEILSDCCTCLSPLINKDSVDAVTTNSIKGAFYLKNSNGVGVNLKPLSQIIEDETR, encoded by the coding sequence TTGGAATTAACTAAAGATGAAGAATCTGCATTAAAAGGCGAACAAGGAGAAATTATGCAAATGGCATACAGAATTCTTGTTGCTACAGGTGAAGCAACAGATGCAGATAAACTAGTACCGATAGAATGGGCTCATCTTTCAGGCGTAAATTATAATACAATTGGTGATGCAGGAGAAGAATTTCTATCCAGTATTAGTAAAGAAGCACGAGTCAAAGTAAAAACAACTCTTAACCCAATGGGATTTGATATAGATAATGTATCCAACTATGGATTAGATGAAAATTTTATCTCAAAGCAATTATCTATTAGAAATTCATATGAAACAATGGGAGTCATCCCATCTTTTTCATGTATTCCTTATGAAATTTTTGATATTCCAAAAGTTGGAACTCAAGTTGCATTTGCAGAAAGTAATGCTGCAATCCATGCAAACTCTTTTGATAATCTAAAAACAAACAAAGAAAGTGCATTTAGTGCATTGGCTAGCGCACTTATTGGAAAAAGCCCATACTCTTCATTAAGAAAAGATGACAACCCAAATATTACAATTCAAATGAAAGTAAAAAATCCAAATGAATTGACATATGGTATGCTTGGATTTTTTGCAGGAAAAGTTGGTGATACATCTGTGAATATCTCAGGACTTGGCGATATGGATAAAAGGCAAACTAAAGCAATGTGTGGGGGTATGGGAACATCTGGAACTTGTGCTAAGTTCATCTTTGGAGAAGGAAATTCTAATTGTGAAAAAATTGATTTTGATGAAAAAGAGATGCAAAATGTTCATGACGAACTAAACACAGCAGAAAAAGGTGATATTATCACACTTGGTAGTCCTCAATTGGGACTAGATGAAATTTCTGAACTTGCAGGAAAACTAAAGGGTCGTTCATTTCAAAAACGGTGTATGGTGTTTCTGCCTAGAACTGTAAAGGAACAATCAACAAAAATTGGATATACTACAGAACTTGAACGTGCAGGATGTGAAATTCTATCTGACTGTTGTACATGTTTGTCTCCTCTAATTAACAAGGATAGTGTTGATGCAGTTACAACTAACAGTATCAAAGGTGCATTTTATCTTAAAAATTCTAACGGTGTAGGTGTCAATCTAAAGCCACTATCACAAATTATAGAAGATGAGACAAGATGA
- the agl3 gene encoding UDP-sulfoquinovose synthase, producing MKILIPGMDGYIGWALALKQLKIGNQVCGIDNFSRRRNVEEMGSYSALPILEMKERLKFLRETFGEKVSFFQGDLLDVDFTNDIVSKVKPDVIVHLAEQPSAPYSMIDQEHNIYTQKNNVIGTLNLLHSVQKHVPKAHLIKLGTMGEYGYDPGLDIPEGFFEVEFRGKKATVPFPKIAGSWYHWTKVHDSNNIMFACKLWNLKSTDIMQGIVYGTKTEQTIDENYHTRFDFDEAFGTSMNRFCAQAVIGYPLTIHGSGGQTRGFLALSDSIQCISLLIDNPPDDGEYRVVNQFDEQYSVLEIAKKIQNIGNQKGLNVEIKSKENPRLESEKHYYNADHEKLKNLGFKRTREIDDEIGIMIEHLLPYKDRIEERKEVIVKNIKWQK from the coding sequence ATGAAAATTTTAATTCCAGGAATGGATGGGTATATTGGTTGGGCATTAGCTCTAAAACAACTCAAAATCGGTAACCAAGTTTGTGGAATTGATAATTTCTCAAGAAGAAGAAATGTAGAAGAGATGGGATCTTATTCTGCATTACCAATTTTAGAAATGAAAGAAAGATTGAAATTTTTGAGAGAAACGTTTGGAGAGAAAGTTTCATTTTTTCAAGGAGATTTGCTGGATGTTGATTTTACAAATGACATTGTTAGTAAAGTAAAACCTGACGTTATTGTTCATTTAGCAGAACAACCGTCTGCACCTTACAGTATGATTGATCAAGAACATAATATCTATACACAAAAAAATAATGTTATAGGTACACTAAATTTACTTCATTCAGTTCAAAAACACGTTCCTAAAGCTCACTTGATTAAACTTGGAACTATGGGAGAATATGGATATGATCCGGGGTTGGATATTCCAGAAGGATTTTTTGAGGTTGAATTTAGAGGTAAAAAAGCAACAGTGCCATTTCCAAAGATTGCAGGAAGTTGGTATCATTGGACTAAAGTTCACGATAGCAACAATATCATGTTTGCATGTAAATTATGGAATCTAAAATCAACTGACATCATGCAGGGAATAGTATATGGAACTAAAACAGAACAAACAATTGATGAGAATTACCATACAAGATTTGATTTTGATGAAGCATTTGGAACATCAATGAATAGATTTTGTGCACAAGCAGTTATTGGATATCCATTAACAATTCATGGTTCTGGTGGTCAAACAAGAGGATTTTTAGCTTTATCAGATTCTATTCAATGTATTTCATTATTGATAGACAATCCACCAGATGATGGAGAATATCGAGTTGTAAATCAATTTGATGAGCAATATAGTGTATTGGAAATTGCAAAGAAAATTCAAAATATTGGTAATCAAAAAGGATTAAATGTTGAAATTAAAAGTAAAGAAAACCCAAGATTGGAATCTGAGAAACACTACTATAATGCGGATCATGAAAAATTAAAGAATTTGGGATTCAAAAGAACAAGAGAAATTGATGATGAAATAGGAATAATGATCGAGCACCTTTTACCTTACAAAGATAGGATTGAGGAGAGAAAAGAGGTCATTGTAAAAAATATCAAGTGGCAAAAATAG